In Bacillus sp. NP247, one DNA window encodes the following:
- the infA gene encoding translation initiation factor IF-1 produces the protein MAKDDVIEVEGTVLETLPNAMFKVELENGHVVLAHVSGKIRMNFIRILPGDKVTVELSPYDLNRGRITYRFK, from the coding sequence ATGGCTAAAGATGATGTAATTGAAGTCGAAGGTACCGTTCTTGAAACGTTGCCAAATGCTATGTTCAAAGTAGAATTAGAGAATGGGCATGTCGTATTGGCTCACGTTTCTGGTAAAATCCGTATGAACTTCATTCGTATTTTACCAGGAGACAAAGTTACGGTAGAATTATCTCCGTACGATTTAAATCGTGGTCGTATTACGTACCGTTTTAAATAA
- the rpmJ gene encoding 50S ribosomal protein L36, which translates to MKVRPSVKPICEKCKVIRRRGKVMVICENPKHKQKQG; encoded by the coding sequence ATGAAAGTAAGACCGTCAGTTAAACCAATCTGCGAAAAATGTAAAGTTATTCGTAGACGTGGAAAAGTAATGGTTATTTGTGAAAACCCTAAACATAAACAAAAACAAGGTTAA
- the rpsM gene encoding 30S ribosomal protein S13, with amino-acid sequence MARIAGVDIPRDKRVVISLTYVFGIGRTTAEKILTEAGISSETRVRDLSEDELGRIRDIIDRIKVEGDLRREVSLNIKRLMEIGSYRGLRHRRGLPVRGQNSKNNARTRKGPRRTVANKKK; translated from the coding sequence ATGGCACGTATCGCAGGTGTAGATATTCCTCGTGACAAGCGCGTTGTTATTTCTTTAACTTACGTATTCGGCATTGGTCGCACAACTGCTGAAAAAATTCTTACAGAAGCTGGTATTTCTTCGGAAACACGAGTTCGTGATTTATCGGAAGATGAATTAGGACGTATCCGTGATATCATCGATCGTATTAAAGTTGAGGGAGATCTTCGTCGTGAAGTATCTCTTAACATTAAACGTCTAATGGAGATCGGTTCTTACCGTGGTCTTCGTCACCGTCGTGGTTTACCAGTTCGTGGTCAAAACTCTAAAAACAATGCTCGTACACGTAAAGGTCCACGTCGTACAGTAGCAAATAAAAAGAAATAA
- the rpsK gene encoding 30S ribosomal protein S11, with protein MARKTNTRKKRVKKNIEAGIAHIRSTFNNTIVTLTDTHGNALSWSSAGALGFRGSRKSTPFAAQMAAEAASKVAMEHGLKTLEVTVKGPGAGREAAIRALQAAGLEVTAIRDVTPVPHNGCRPPKRRRV; from the coding sequence ATGGCACGTAAAACAAACACTCGTAAAAAACGTGTGAAAAAGAATATTGAAGCTGGTATAGCTCATATTCGTTCTACTTTCAACAACACAATCGTAACACTTACAGATACTCACGGTAACGCACTTTCTTGGTCTAGTGCTGGTGCACTTGGTTTCCGTGGATCTCGTAAATCTACTCCATTCGCTGCGCAAATGGCTGCTGAAGCTGCTTCTAAAGTTGCAATGGAGCATGGTTTAAAAACTTTAGAGGTTACTGTTAAAGGTCCTGGTGCTGGTCGTGAAGCTGCAATTCGTGCTCTTCAAGCGGCAGGTCTAGAAGTAACAGCAATTAGAGATGTTACTCCAGTTCCTCATAATGGATGTCGTCCACCAAAACGTCGTCGTGTGTAA
- a CDS encoding DNA-directed RNA polymerase subunit alpha, translating into MIEIEKPKIETVELNEDAKYGKFVIEPLERGYGTTLGNSLRRILLSSLPGAAVTAIQIDGVLHEFSTVEGVVEDVTTMILNLKKLALKIYSEEEKTLEIDVQGEGIVTAADITHDSDVEILNPDLHIATLAKNAHFRMRLTAKRGRGYTPADANKSEDQPIGVIPIDSIYTPVSRVTYQVEKTRVGQVANYDKLTLDVWTDGSIGPKEAISLGAKILTEHLNIFVGLTDEAQNAEIMVEKEEDQKEKVLEMTIEELDLSVRSYNCLKRAGINTVQELANKTEEDMMKVRNLGRKSLEEVKHKLEELGLGLRKDD; encoded by the coding sequence ATGATTGAAATCGAAAAACCGAAAATCGAAACGGTTGAACTTAACGAAGATGCTAAGTATGGCAAATTCGTGATTGAACCGCTTGAGCGTGGATATGGTACTACTTTGGGTAACTCCTTACGTCGTATTCTTTTATCCTCACTCCCTGGTGCCGCTGTAACTGCTATCCAAATCGATGGCGTTTTACACGAATTTTCAACAGTTGAGGGCGTAGTAGAGGATGTTACTACGATGATCTTAAACTTGAAAAAGTTAGCTCTTAAAATCTACTCTGAAGAAGAGAAGACGTTGGAAATCGATGTACAGGGCGAAGGTATTGTCACAGCTGCTGATATTACTCACGATAGTGATGTTGAAATCTTAAATCCAGATTTACACATTGCGACGTTAGCAAAAAATGCGCATTTCCGCATGCGTTTAACTGCAAAGCGTGGCCGTGGGTATACGCCAGCTGATGCAAATAAAAGCGAAGATCAACCAATAGGAGTAATTCCTATTGATTCTATTTATACTCCAGTATCACGTGTTACTTACCAAGTGGAAAAGACACGTGTCGGACAAGTGGCTAATTATGATAAGCTTACGCTTGATGTATGGACGGATGGAAGCATCGGGCCAAAAGAAGCTATCTCTTTAGGTGCCAAAATCTTAACTGAGCATTTAAATATCTTTGTTGGTTTAACTGACGAAGCACAAAATGCTGAGATTATGGTCGAGAAGGAAGAAGATCAAAAAGAAAAAGTTCTAGAGATGACTATCGAAGAACTGGATCTTTCTGTTCGTTCTTATAATTGCCTAAAACGTGCAGGAATTAATACTGTACAAGAGCTTGCGAACAAAACAGAAGAAGATATGATGAAAGTTCGTAACTTAGGACGTAAATCCTTAGAAGAAGTTAAACATAAACTTGAGGAATTAGGTTTAGGTTTACGTAAAGACGACTGA
- the rplQ gene encoding 50S ribosomal protein L17, giving the protein MAYRKLGRTSAQRKAMLRDLATDLIINERIQTTETRAKELRSVVEKMITLGKRGDLHARRQAAAFIRNEVANAETGQDALQKLFADVAPRYAERQGGYTRIAKIGPRRGDAAPMVIIELV; this is encoded by the coding sequence ATGGCATACAGAAAATTAGGCCGTACAAGTGCGCAACGTAAAGCTATGTTACGTGATTTAGCTACTGATTTAATTATCAACGAGCGCATCCAAACGACAGAAACTCGTGCAAAAGAACTTCGTTCTGTAGTGGAAAAAATGATCACTTTAGGTAAACGCGGAGATCTTCATGCTCGTCGTCAAGCAGCAGCTTTCATCCGTAATGAGGTTGCTAACGCTGAGACTGGTCAAGATGCACTTCAAAAATTATTCGCTGATGTAGCTCCACGCTATGCTGAGCGCCAAGGCGGATACACTCGTATTGCAAAAATTGGTCCACGTCGCGGAGACGCAGCACCAATGGTAATTATCGAGTTAGTATAA